The nucleotide sequence GCCAGCTGCTATCCGTGTGTGCAGCATCGGGTGGTGCGCACGGGCCGTGTGAGGTCGAGTGACAGACAGCGGGCCGGTCGCAATTCTGCGAGCTCGTCGCAGCCGCTTAGGAGCCGCTCGGGACACGAATGTGTGCGGGATCGGTGTCTCGTAATCCCTTGAAGCTGGTGTGGCGAAGCCAGCGGCCGGCCACATATTCGCGGTAGGCGACCGCGCATACCAGTTGGGGCTCGACCCAGCACACCCCGTTTGCCTCCACGGGATTGGCGGCTGGCGTGCTGG is from bacterium and encodes:
- a CDS encoding DNA ligase, with the translated sequence STPAANPVEANGVCWVEPQLVCAVAYREYVAGRWLRHTSFKGLRDTDPAHIRVPSGS